In Camelina sativa cultivar DH55 chromosome 17, Cs, whole genome shotgun sequence, the genomic stretch AAACTCTTCATTCGAGTATTTCATCAACTTGAATGCTCGTTCTCCTGAGTTCATCTCCCTGTTTGTTGATGACAAGCTACGTAAAGGGATTAAGGGTATCGTCGATGTGGATGTGGAGGTTATTCTCGATAAAGTTATGATGCTGTTCCGCTATTTACAAGAGAAGGATGTGTTTGAGAAGTACTACAAGCAGCATTTGGCTAAAAGGCTTCTCTCAGGCAAAACTGTGTCGGATGACGCAGAAAGAAGTTTGATAGTGAAACTGAAGACAGAATGTGGCTATCAGTTCACTTCAAAATTGGAAGGCATGTTCACTGACATGAAGACTTCAGAAGACACAATGCGCGGGTTTTATGGCAGTCACCCTGAGCTTTCAGAAGGACCAACACTTATTGTTCAGGTTCTTACAACTGGTTCTTGGCCAACACAGCCAGCAGTACCTTGTAATCTCCCAGCTGAAGTGTCAGTTCTCTGTGAGAAGTTCCGTTCTTACTACCTTGGGACCCATACCGGTAGAAGATTAACCTGGCAAACTAACATGGGCACAGCTGATATCAAAGCCGTCTTTGGAAAGGGTCAGAAACATGAATTGAATGTGTCGACTTTCCAGATGTGTGTTCTCATGTTGTTCAATAACGCTGATCGTCTCAGCTACAAAGAGATTGAACAGGCTACTGAAATCCCGGCATCAGATCTCAAACGCTGTTTGCAGTCGCTGGCATGTGTAAAAGGCAAAAACGTCATAAAGAAAGAACCCATGAGCAAGGACATAGGAGAGGAGGATTCGTTTTATGTAAACGAGAAATTCACCAGCAAGTTTTACAAAGTAAAGATAGGAACCGTAGTGGCCCAGAAGGAGACAGAACCGGAGAAGCAAGAGACAAGACAGAGAGTGGAAGAAGACAGGAAACCTCAGATCGAAGCAGCGATTGTGAGGATCATGAAGTCCAGGAAAATACTAGACCACAACAACATAATCGCAGAGGTAACCAAACAGTTGCAGCCACGGTTCCTGGCTAACCCAACGGAGATAAAGAAGAGAATCGAGGCACTCATTGAACGTGATTTCTTGGAAAGGGATAGTACAGACCGGAAACTTTACCGCTATCTAGCCTAAATAAGTTGAATACCACAAcccaaaaaacagaaaaagtcttTACTTTCTGCTTGTTTTTTTGCTCCCTTTGTTTCATCTGTTTGGTGTAAAAGCTTCTTGACTGTACGGTAGTCGGTAAGAACGAACCAACACTGTGTTGTTTACTACCGTTACTGGAATATacttttgtttccttaaatCTCGTATTTGATCAgatacttttttatttacatagaCGTTATGGGCCGGGTTCAGGCCTATTACAAAAATGGTTAAGAGCGAAAAAAAATCTTCGCGGCTAAAATTTCAATCAGTCCTAAAAAATCCCGCCAAACCCCGTTTCGGAGCCAAACGGTGGCAACGTTTTCTTTAATAGCGTTTTCCATTTGTCCCTAATTGGCAGTGAGTTCCATCGACATTTCTCGAAAATATCTCTCACTCTGAGCCTTTTGATTCTTTTGTCTCTCTTAATTCAATCGCTGGGAAACTTTTTGAAAGAGGATATGGATATCTCCGACATAGCTAAGAAACTTGGTCTGGATAACAACAAGCTTTTAATTAGAAAAGCTGCAGAGATCCGCCGTCTTTGTGATGCCCAGTTCGATTCATCCATCATCGGCGTTGTAAGTCATCCGATTCTGAATCCCAATACTATTGATTCCTTACGATGTTCTCCTATTTGTTGAACTCGgagtttttgttattgtttttgatcTACTATTCAGGGTGAGATCTGTAAAGCTGTGATATGTATGGAGATCGCCGCCTCTAGGTAAACTTTTTTCTCATAATTGATTGTGTTATCGATTTCGTTTTGCATTAGTGGGTTATCATTAATTGTGCAGTATCTGACTTAATCGATTCGAATCTAATTTGTTAGATTGCAGATTCTATTCGATAGACAAGCAGCGATTAAGTTGAGTGGTATGTCTGAAAAGGCTTACTCTAGATCATTCAATAGTCTTCAAAACGTTATTGGGATCAAGTGAGTTTCCTTTTTCAAGTCGTCCAACTTGTTTAATGaatatgtgttgttgttggtggagTTATATTGAttgatgtgtgtgtgtattttaaTGTGGCGTTTCAGGATTAAGCTTAATGTAAGAGAATTGGCTGTTCAGTTTGGTTGCGTTAGGATAATCAAATCTGTGCAAAATGTTCTATCCTCGTAAGCCCTCTTTTACGGTTTAATTGTGTGCTTAATGATTTTGCCTAGAATATGTTTGTTGAAATGCCTCATATGGATCTGTAGGTATAAGGAGCGGTTTCTTTCATCACTACCAGCGTCAAGACGGGCAAATGCTGATTTTACTAGACCTGTATTTACAGCTGCTGCTTTTTATTTATGTGCTAAGAAGCAGAAGGTAAATACTTTGATTTCTTTCCGTTTTTTGAGGGATTGTTTAGAGTATCTTTAGATTTTGAACCTTTTCTGTGTTACCTATTTTGCAGCTCAAGGTAGATAAGCTTAGGCTGATTGAGGTTTGTGGAACATCAGAGTCTGAGTTCTCTTGCGTAAGTGTTATATCATCGAGACACAGCTAATTTCTCTAGTGTATTACCCGATTGCCCAAGTACTGAACTTTAGAACTACATGGCTTTTTAAAACAGGTCTCAACCTCCATGACGGATCTTTGCTTTGATTGTGTTGGGAtttcaaaggaaaagaaagatgCAAAGGACCTCAAAGGAAACCGAGGTACGGTTAATCAGTTCTCTTTGGAAAAAACTATTCTTCTCATCTTCATTTCACTACTAGTCTGGACATATGGCTTTAGTTCAATCCAGTGAAGGCTTACTTTGACACAAAAAGTAATTATGTGGAAAATTTTCCTCAGACTTGCTTGATGTGTTACCTAGAAAGAGGAGACTAGAGGATGGTGGATATTTATCTGATGAAGAGGTATATTCTTGGCAACTGGCTTCTTTCCTGTAATCTGAAGTATCAGTCTCTCTTTGTGAGGGATCAAATGCACATACTTGTTCTCAAACTTGTTGACTATTTTGCAACTCACACTATATTTAATTTGCTTCTGCAGTCGTCATGTTACAAAAGACATAAGAAGATGGAAGAGGCTAAGTATGAGGACTGGAAATCCACAGTCGTCAATTCGATCAAGCAGAATCCAGAGAAAGGTGTTTAACTTTTGTAAATTGAATTTATCACCAACCAAGAAAtgattcatatatatgttttctttgttgctgATGTTTCTGAATATTGTGTGTTCCTTTCAGGACCCAAGAGAGTCATACAGGCCAGTCTCAATTTTCCAAAGAAGACAGAGTCAAAAGAGTTGCCAGTTGATCTATAACCTTTCAACACATATAGACTCGGAACCTT encodes the following:
- the LOC104756845 gene encoding cullin-3A, translating into MSNQKKRNFQIEAFKHRVVVDPKYADKTWQILERAIHQIYNQDASGLSFEELYRNAYNMVLHKFGEKLYTGFIVTMTAHLKEKSKLIEAAQGGSFLEELNKKWNEHNKALEMIRDILMYMDRTYIESTKKTHVHPMGLSLWRDNVVHFTKIHTRLLNTLLDLVQKERTGEVIDRGLMRNVIKMFMDLGESVYQEDFEKPFLDASSEFYKVESQEFIESCDCGDYLKKAEKRLTEEIDRVGHYLDPKSEEKITSVVEKEMIANHMQRLVHMDNSGLVYMLLHDKYEDLGRMYNLFRRVTNGLLTVRDVMTSHLREMGKQLVTDPEKSKDPVEFVQRLLDERDKYDKVISTAFGNDKTFQNALNSSFEYFINLNARSPEFISLFVDDKLRKGIKGIVDVDVEVILDKVMMLFRYLQEKDVFEKYYKQHLAKRLLSGKTVSDDAERSLIVKLKTECGYQFTSKLEGMFTDMKTSEDTMRGFYGSHPELSEGPTLIVQVLTTGSWPTQPAVPCNLPAEVSVLCEKFRSYYLGTHTGRRLTWQTNMGTADIKAVFGKGQKHELNVSTFQMCVLMLFNNADRLSYKEIEQATEIPASDLKRCLQSLACVKGKNVIKKEPMSKDIGEEDSFYVNEKFTSKFYKVKIGTVVAQKETEPEKQETRQRVEEDRKPQIEAAIVRIMKSRKILDHNNIIAEVTKQLQPRFLANPTEIKKRIEALIERDFLERDSTDRKLYRYLA
- the LOC104756846 gene encoding origin of replication complex subunit 6-like, with amino-acid sequence MDISDIAKKLGLDNNKLLIRKAAEIRRLCDAQFDSSIIGVGEICKAVICMEIAASRLQILFDRQAAIKLSGMSEKAYSRSFNSLQNVIGIKIKLNVRELAVQFGCVRIIKSVQNVLSSYKERFLSSLPASRRANADFTRPVFTAAAFYLCAKKQKLKVDKLRLIEVCGTSESEFSCVSTSMTDLCFDCVGISKEKKDAKDLKGNRDLLDVLPRKRRLEDGGYLSDEESSCYKRHKKMEEAKYEDWKSTVVNSIKQNPEKGPKRVIQASLNFPKKTESKELPVDL